The following are from one region of the Cloacibacterium normanense genome:
- a CDS encoding DUF3276 family protein, whose translation MSDYKERNENEIFTKVLKAGRRTYFFDVRETKAGDYYLTITESKKNFGENGEATFEKHKIYLYKEDFASFREMFNESTDFIIAQKGEDVISEKHDKDFKSRSFTIESDDEV comes from the coding sequence ATGAGTGATTACAAGGAGAGAAACGAAAATGAAATTTTCACAAAGGTGTTGAAGGCAGGTAGAAGAACTTATTTCTTTGATGTGCGCGAAACAAAAGCAGGAGACTATTATCTTACCATTACAGAAAGTAAAAAGAATTTTGGTGAGAATGGAGAAGCAACTTTCGAGAAGCATAAAATCTATTTATACAAAGAAGATTTTGCAAGTTTCAGAGAAATGTTTAATGAATCTACAGATTTTATCATCGCTCAAAAAGGTGAGGACGTAATTTCTGAAAAACATGACAAAGACTTTAAGTCTAGATCTTTCACAATCGAATCTGACGACGAAGTATAA
- a CDS encoding DUF4153 domain-containing protein, whose amino-acid sequence MKTHHLIFLLTAMFVVLFYDQEPGLNIGILGILVAVLTYFNTEKRFKTRTFYSVLATSILSSIAFAWYGDFASFFAIFTSLFLLGFTSKNKELKSILVIPVFAINFVTFIYRVFQFEQWLPQRKTESFWQKILAVVLIPAFLLLIFFAIYTHGSSHFASLFSDYELDIYLWQVIALSILGFFLAFNYFNFSIYEFFIKNNHYLKNDFLNEDKKLKPTYDFLDLPFERLSGVVSFVALNILLLFFIITFNYEQFVELPKATANQLAEETHERVGAVIASIVMAIGVIMFYFKGSFNFDNQAKSLKILAKIWVFLNTVLVISAFAKNSEYVFNLGLTYKRLGVYAFLILAIIGLIFTFIKNHQQKTNAYLFNQMVWYFYGTILVCSFINWGNLATVYNINNEKADFKFLYSLNYNDKILQEKFPKEMSERSNYEKELNDKKPFLSKILYYETLDF is encoded by the coding sequence ATGAAAACACATCACTTAATCTTTTTACTTACAGCAATGTTTGTTGTATTGTTTTATGACCAAGAACCTGGATTAAATATCGGTATTTTAGGAATTTTGGTTGCGGTTCTTACTTATTTTAATACCGAAAAAAGATTCAAAACCCGAACTTTTTATTCAGTTTTGGCGACCAGCATTTTAAGCAGTATTGCTTTTGCTTGGTATGGTGATTTTGCCTCTTTTTTTGCCATTTTCACTTCGCTTTTTTTATTGGGTTTCACTTCCAAAAACAAAGAACTTAAATCCATTCTTGTGATTCCAGTTTTTGCAATTAATTTTGTGACTTTTATTTACCGTGTTTTTCAGTTCGAACAATGGTTGCCACAGAGAAAAACCGAAAGTTTTTGGCAAAAAATTTTAGCGGTGGTCTTAATCCCAGCTTTTCTTCTGTTGATTTTCTTTGCGATTTATACACACGGAAGTTCACATTTTGCTTCGCTTTTTTCTGATTATGAATTAGATATTTATCTTTGGCAAGTGATTGCATTAAGTATTTTAGGGTTTTTCTTGGCTTTTAATTATTTCAACTTTTCGATTTATGAATTTTTTATCAAGAACAATCATTATTTGAAAAACGATTTTTTGAATGAAGACAAGAAATTGAAACCTACTTACGATTTTCTAGACCTTCCTTTTGAAAGATTAAGCGGTGTAGTTTCCTTTGTAGCATTGAATATTTTATTATTATTCTTCATCATTACGTTTAATTATGAGCAGTTTGTAGAATTACCAAAAGCTACGGCTAATCAACTTGCCGAAGAAACGCACGAAAGAGTAGGAGCGGTAATTGCGAGTATTGTGATGGCAATCGGTGTGATTATGTTCTATTTTAAAGGCAGTTTCAATTTTGATAATCAAGCGAAATCTTTGAAAATTTTAGCTAAAATTTGGGTATTTCTGAATACCGTTTTAGTGATTTCAGCTTTTGCGAAAAATTCTGAATACGTATTCAATTTAGGTTTAACCTACAAAAGATTAGGTGTTTATGCGTTTTTAATTTTAGCCATTATTGGATTGATTTTCACTTTCATTAAAAATCATCAGCAAAAAACCAATGCTTATCTTTTTAACCAAATGGTTTGGTATTTCTACGGAACGATTTTAGTGTGTAGTTTTATCAATTGGGGAAATCTTGCCACAGTTTACAATATTAATAACGAAAAAGCAGATTTTAAATTTCTGTATTCTTTGAATTACAATGATAAAATTCTTCAAGAAAAATTCCCGAAAGAAATGAGTGAAAGATCGAATTATGAAAAAGAGTTGAATGATAAAAAGCCGTTTTTATCAAAAATTCTGTACTACGAAACATTAGATTTTTAG
- a CDS encoding winged helix-turn-helix domain-containing protein — MLKISQLNKEFESRVRLGIMSVLMVNDWVDFNEMKQLLEVTDGNLASHSSALEKSNYIEIKKEFVGKKPKTSYRVTQAGRKAFEEHLSALEKLLGK, encoded by the coding sequence ATGTTAAAGATTTCTCAACTCAACAAAGAATTTGAAAGCCGTGTCAGATTGGGTATTATGTCCGTTCTGATGGTTAACGATTGGGTTGATTTTAATGAAATGAAGCAACTTTTAGAAGTAACTGACGGAAATTTAGCAAGTCACAGTTCTGCATTAGAAAAATCTAATTACATAGAAATCAAGAAGGAATTTGTAGGCAAAAAACCAAAAACATCTTATCGAGTTACACAAGCAGGAAGAAAAGCTTTCGAAGAACATCTGTCAGCTTTAGAAAAATTATTAGGAAAGTAA
- a CDS encoding trans-sulfuration enzyme family protein: protein MKIETLLANLALNSDFKDPYGASHFPIYNTATFDLKKQEGNERIYDYSRSDNPTRNALENIFAKAENGFGCVCTNTGIAAISVLFETVLKNGDTVLVENDSYGGTYRLLKVLTEKNNIKTIYTDFTNLNLVEEELKNNEISLILCESPTNPSLKIIDLEEIGKLSKKYNTLFAVDNSMATFVSQKPLDLGADFSVFSTTKFISGHGSVTAGAVVSKTKELHQKVRFYANAYGNAQSPMDVYLTSLGLPTLVYRMKAQEESALIIAKFLKNFPQIKSVKFPALEDFEQYGLAKKQMSIIPAVLTIQFQDEETANQLINNTKLFEKKVSYGTSDSRLEIPAKMSHATNSKDSLASKGIDNATVRISVGLENTEDLIEDLSQALQ from the coding sequence ATGAAAATCGAAACACTTCTTGCCAATCTTGCCCTCAATTCAGATTTCAAAGATCCTTATGGAGCTTCGCACTTCCCTATTTACAACACGGCAACTTTTGATCTTAAAAAACAGGAAGGAAATGAAAGAATCTATGATTATTCTAGATCTGATAATCCTACCAGAAATGCGCTAGAAAATATTTTTGCAAAAGCAGAAAATGGTTTTGGTTGTGTTTGTACCAATACAGGAATTGCAGCAATTTCGGTACTTTTTGAAACAGTTCTCAAAAACGGAGACACTGTTTTGGTAGAAAACGACAGTTATGGCGGAACGTACAGATTGCTAAAAGTGCTTACCGAAAAAAACAATATTAAAACCATTTATACTGATTTTACCAATCTCAATTTGGTAGAAGAAGAACTCAAAAACAACGAAATCTCTTTAATCTTATGCGAATCACCTACCAATCCAAGTCTTAAAATTATAGATTTAGAAGAAATTGGTAAACTCAGCAAAAAATACAACACGCTTTTTGCGGTAGACAATAGTATGGCGACTTTCGTTTCTCAGAAACCTCTAGATTTGGGCGCAGATTTTTCGGTGTTTTCTACCACCAAATTCATTTCTGGTCACGGCAGTGTAACCGCAGGAGCGGTGGTTTCTAAAACCAAAGAACTTCACCAAAAAGTAAGATTTTACGCCAATGCTTATGGAAATGCTCAAAGTCCTATGGATGTTTATTTAACTTCTCTTGGTCTGCCAACTTTGGTTTACCGAATGAAGGCACAAGAAGAAAGCGCTCTAATAATTGCCAAATTTTTGAAAAATTTCCCTCAAATTAAATCGGTAAAATTCCCTGCTTTAGAAGATTTTGAACAATATGGCTTGGCAAAAAAACAGATGAGCATTATTCCGGCAGTACTTACTATTCAATTTCAAGACGAAGAAACTGCCAACCAACTCATAAATAACACAAAACTTTTCGAGAAAAAAGTGTCTTACGGAACTTCAGATTCTAGGTTAGAAATTCCCGCAAAAATGAGTCACGCTACCAATTCAAAAGACAGTTTAGCGTCTAAAGGAATAGACAATGCTACCGTCAGAATTTCCGTCGGTTTAGAAAATACTGAAGATTTAATCGAAGATTTATCACAAGCTTTACAATAA
- a CDS encoding PLP-dependent transferase: MTYKIQHIPLGNSLPINNPHSVSVSLPSLQNVIDYEENKPELLNQLTSGYPRFFKNKLVQKLEEYVKNLHQIDDEKVLFPITSPQAKTIIEYIFNEQFECVTLENVCFLVLPKNHEKLIPIKKIIQNIGAIISSRNAEKILFDKGIIHHLFQEERLEIENPQSEIIQILSEAYSAKKENIFLTNSGTNAVFSAIETLTKIKKNEGKTLNVQLGWLYLDSIDIIKKRSDESFLYINIHQKEQFENWLVENHQKVANIISETVSNPILQCLDLPWLSSLCKKYEIGLILDHTMASPFCAEALPYCDIAVESLTKFACGNANILMGAIMVNENSPYQDLIKSEIEKYTLIPYLLDCQRLAFEMQEYEVRMQKISKNVSQVYDYLKTQDFVEKIYSIYEENSWQNFQKIRKNNNHIGLITVIFKKPLAQCYDALNFSKGPSLGTEFTLAMPYTYLAHYDLLQTEEGKKFLEEARLDAKIIRISVGIEPIEDIINEFEKIKRL, encoded by the coding sequence ATGACATACAAAATTCAACATATTCCACTAGGAAACTCACTTCCAATCAATAATCCGCATTCTGTTTCGGTAAGTTTACCTTCATTACAAAATGTAATTGATTATGAAGAAAATAAACCAGAATTACTAAACCAACTCACCAGCGGTTATCCCAGATTTTTTAAAAATAAACTGGTTCAGAAATTAGAAGAATATGTAAAAAACCTTCATCAAATCGATGATGAAAAGGTTCTATTTCCTATTACTTCACCACAAGCAAAAACCATAATAGAATATATCTTTAACGAACAATTTGAATGCGTAACATTAGAAAATGTTTGCTTTTTAGTTTTACCAAAAAACCACGAAAAACTAATTCCTATCAAGAAAATTATTCAAAACATCGGGGCAATCATCAGCTCTAGAAATGCCGAAAAAATTCTTTTTGACAAAGGTATTATTCATCATCTCTTCCAAGAAGAAAGATTAGAAATAGAAAATCCACAATCAGAAATCATCCAAATTCTTTCCGAAGCTTATTCTGCAAAAAAAGAAAATATATTTTTGACCAATTCTGGTACCAATGCTGTTTTTTCTGCCATAGAAACTTTGACTAAAATCAAGAAAAATGAAGGAAAAACCCTGAATGTGCAACTCGGTTGGTTGTACTTAGATTCAATCGACATCATCAAAAAAAGAAGTGACGAAAGTTTTCTTTACATCAATATTCATCAAAAAGAACAATTTGAAAATTGGTTGGTAGAAAACCATCAAAAAGTCGCCAACATCATTTCTGAAACCGTAAGCAATCCTATTTTACAATGTTTAGATTTGCCTTGGCTGTCTTCACTTTGTAAAAAATACGAAATTGGTTTGATTTTAGACCACACTATGGCAAGTCCGTTTTGTGCAGAAGCTTTGCCTTATTGCGATATTGCGGTAGAAAGTCTTACAAAATTTGCCTGTGGAAACGCAAATATTTTAATGGGAGCTATTATGGTGAACGAAAATTCGCCTTATCAAGACCTGATAAAATCAGAAATTGAAAAATATACCCTGATACCATATCTGTTAGATTGTCAAAGATTGGCTTTTGAAATGCAGGAATATGAAGTGAGAATGCAGAAAATTTCTAAAAATGTTTCTCAAGTTTATGACTATCTAAAAACGCAAGATTTTGTAGAAAAAATCTACTCTATTTATGAAGAAAATTCTTGGCAAAATTTCCAAAAAATTAGAAAAAACAACAATCATATTGGTCTCATTACGGTAATTTTCAAAAAACCATTGGCACAATGTTATGACGCACTCAATTTCTCGAAAGGTCCAAGTTTAGGAACAGAATTTACCTTAGCAATGCCATATACTTACTTGGCTCATTATGATTTATTACAAACCGAAGAAGGCAAAAAATTCTTAGAAGAAGCCAGATTAGATGCTAAAATTATCAGAATTTCTGTAGGCATAGAACCTATAGAAGATATTATTAATGAATTTGAAAAAATAAAACGATTGTAG
- a CDS encoding enoyl-CoA hydratase/isomerase family protein: MLQFVTSEIKNNISEITFGTPKSNSLPSEILEKLAQTILDEAAKEEVKAILLKSEGEKAFCAGASFDELLAINDLETSKVFFGGFAKVLNAMRTCRKIVVVRVQGKTTGGGVGIACAADYCFATENASLALTEINLGIGPFVIGPYVERKIGKSQFTAMAIDADFRSANWAVQHNIYHSVSPTIAEMDTEITQFLEKLASRSSDALALIKKVSWEGTEHFEKLMPERILMSASLLLEDSTKANIEKIKQNLRKTN; encoded by the coding sequence ATGCTACAATTTGTAACATCAGAAATTAAAAATAATATCTCCGAAATCACTTTCGGGACGCCAAAAAGCAACTCATTACCCAGCGAAATTTTAGAAAAATTAGCACAAACTATATTAGACGAAGCGGCTAAAGAAGAAGTGAAAGCCATTTTACTAAAATCTGAAGGCGAAAAAGCGTTTTGTGCAGGAGCAAGTTTTGATGAATTGTTAGCAATCAACGATTTAGAAACGTCAAAAGTTTTCTTTGGAGGTTTTGCTAAAGTGCTTAATGCCATGAGAACTTGCCGAAAAATTGTAGTGGTAAGAGTTCAGGGAAAAACGACTGGAGGTGGAGTAGGAATTGCTTGTGCTGCAGATTATTGTTTTGCGACAGAGAATGCAAGCTTGGCACTTACCGAAATTAATTTAGGAATCGGTCCATTTGTGATTGGACCTTACGTAGAAAGAAAAATCGGTAAATCACAATTTACTGCTATGGCAATAGATGCAGATTTCCGAAGCGCAAATTGGGCAGTACAGCATAATATTTACCATTCGGTTTCTCCAACGATTGCAGAAATGGATACTGAGATTACACAATTTTTAGAAAAATTAGCAAGTAGAAGTTCAGATGCCTTAGCTTTAATCAAAAAAGTTTCTTGGGAAGGAACAGAACATTTCGAAAAGCTAATGCCAGAAAGAATTCTAATGAGCGCTTCCTTGCTTTTAGAAGATTCTACCAAAGCCAATATTGAAAAAATAAAACAGAATTTAAGGAAGACAAATTAA
- the paaZ gene encoding phenylacetic acid degradation bifunctional protein PaaZ, producing MKLKNYISGQWLEGNGHEIPLYNAVNGELVAISDTSGLDFEEALHFGRTIGYKNLSSMTFYDRGEMLKKIALYLLERKKKYYELSYKTGATHIDSWVDIEGGFGTFFTYSGLAKRMLPNTPFWVDGETQKISANGTHLGTHILTPSEGVSVQINAYNFPVWGMLEKLSTSLLAGVPAIVKPSPYSSYLTNEVFKDMIESGYLPEGAIQLICGEPGNILDFVKDGDSVVFTGSANTGRKLKALPSISGNAVRFNMEADSLNCSILGLDAKPGTPEFDLFIKEVKNEMTTKAGQKCTAIRRIIVPENLVGDVQNALSKALDATKIGNPLSRETKMGSIVGKEQMQILEEKVNLLKAETELIYDGKHDLVEANYENGAFFTPKVFYNDKPFEKNISHELEAFGPVSTIMPYKDAEEAAALAKRGKGSLVGSIVSHDEKFVAETSWKMASSHGRIFVLNRDNAKESTGHGSPLPTLMHGGPGRAGGGEEMGGLNGLHFFLQKTAIQGSPDVLTAITKVYTQGAEKKFSDKHPFQKYFEEVEVGDSLETAGRTVTEADIVNFSNVSWDHFYAHTDSTSLNGTIFDKTVAHGYFILSAAAGLFVSGKKGPVIANYGLENASFFKPVYAGDTITVYLTAKEKINRGVKGRNIPSGVVKWLVEVVNQREEVVCVATILTLVAKKSPFIELNRRNIQKLLNGLTENTKPNWGKMTAQQMLEHLETTLLYSIGEPEAEKCFTTEEHLEKYQDSLYNHRKMPKDFPAPFLPEDGTLPELKYKNLEQAKEKFLENLQKYQIYYRENPEVEHMHFVFGKLNKEMMELMHRKHFTHHFEQFNLI from the coding sequence ATGAAACTAAAAAACTACATATCAGGACAATGGCTTGAAGGAAACGGTCACGAAATTCCGCTTTACAATGCTGTAAACGGAGAATTGGTTGCCATTTCAGATACTTCGGGACTAGATTTTGAAGAAGCATTGCATTTCGGAAGAACCATAGGTTATAAAAACTTGTCTTCTATGACTTTTTACGACCGCGGTGAAATGCTCAAAAAAATTGCATTGTACCTTTTAGAAAGAAAGAAAAAATACTACGAACTTTCTTACAAAACAGGCGCCACTCATATTGATTCTTGGGTAGATATTGAAGGCGGTTTTGGTACTTTTTTCACCTATTCAGGTTTGGCGAAAAGAATGCTTCCCAATACACCATTTTGGGTAGATGGAGAAACTCAGAAAATTTCTGCCAACGGAACGCATCTCGGAACGCATATTTTGACACCAAGTGAAGGTGTTTCTGTACAAATCAATGCGTATAATTTTCCAGTTTGGGGAATGTTAGAAAAATTGTCTACATCGCTTTTAGCAGGAGTTCCGGCAATTGTGAAACCATCGCCGTATAGTTCTTATCTTACGAATGAAGTTTTCAAAGATATGATAGAAAGCGGTTATCTTCCAGAAGGTGCAATTCAATTGATTTGTGGCGAACCTGGCAATATTTTGGATTTCGTAAAAGATGGAGATTCTGTAGTTTTCACAGGTTCCGCAAATACTGGTAGAAAACTGAAAGCGCTTCCATCAATTTCGGGAAATGCAGTTCGTTTCAATATGGAAGCCGATTCTTTGAACTGTTCCATTCTTGGGTTAGATGCCAAACCGGGAACTCCTGAATTTGATTTGTTTATCAAAGAAGTTAAAAATGAAATGACTACAAAAGCTGGACAAAAATGTACGGCAATTCGTAGAATTATTGTTCCTGAAAATTTAGTTGGTGATGTTCAAAATGCTTTATCAAAAGCTTTAGATGCTACTAAAATTGGTAATCCATTAAGCAGAGAGACCAAAATGGGTTCCATCGTCGGCAAAGAACAAATGCAGATTTTAGAAGAAAAAGTAAATCTTTTAAAAGCAGAAACAGAACTCATCTACGATGGAAAGCATGATTTGGTAGAAGCAAATTACGAAAATGGAGCTTTCTTTACTCCGAAAGTTTTCTATAATGATAAACCTTTTGAAAAAAATATATCTCACGAACTCGAAGCTTTTGGCCCAGTTTCTACCATTATGCCTTACAAAGATGCGGAAGAAGCTGCTGCTTTAGCAAAACGAGGAAAAGGAAGTTTGGTAGGTTCTATAGTTTCCCACGATGAAAAATTTGTTGCAGAAACTTCTTGGAAAATGGCGAGTTCTCATGGAAGAATCTTTGTTTTGAATAGAGATAATGCCAAAGAAAGCACAGGTCACGGTTCTCCGTTGCCAACGTTAATGCATGGTGGTCCTGGAAGAGCAGGAGGTGGCGAAGAAATGGGAGGTTTAAATGGACTTCACTTTTTCCTTCAAAAAACTGCGATTCAGGGTTCGCCAGATGTTTTGACGGCGATTACAAAAGTTTATACGCAAGGAGCAGAAAAGAAATTCAGTGATAAGCATCCTTTCCAAAAATATTTTGAAGAAGTGGAAGTTGGAGATTCTCTAGAAACCGCAGGAAGAACGGTTACAGAAGCAGATATTGTGAATTTTTCTAATGTTTCTTGGGATCATTTTTATGCACATACAGACTCAACCAGCTTAAACGGAACTATTTTTGACAAAACTGTTGCACACGGATATTTCATTCTTTCTGCAGCGGCAGGTTTATTCGTTTCAGGGAAAAAAGGGCCAGTTATTGCCAATTATGGACTGGAAAATGCAAGTTTCTTTAAGCCAGTTTATGCTGGAGATACCATTACCGTTTATTTGACAGCGAAAGAGAAAATCAACAGAGGTGTAAAAGGTAGAAATATTCCAAGTGGAGTAGTAAAATGGTTGGTTGAGGTAGTGAATCAAAGAGAAGAGGTGGTTTGTGTCGCTACCATTTTGACTTTGGTGGCAAAAAAATCTCCTTTCATTGAACTAAATAGAAGAAATATTCAAAAATTATTGAATGGTTTAACTGAAAATACGAAGCCGAATTGGGGAAAAATGACTGCTCAGCAAATGCTGGAACATCTAGAGACAACTTTGCTATATAGCATAGGTGAACCAGAAGCCGAGAAATGCTTTACAACAGAAGAGCATTTAGAAAAGTATCAAGATTCTCTATACAATCACCGAAAAATGCCAAAAGATTTTCCTGCGCCGTTCCTTCCAGAAGATGGAACTTTACCAGAGCTGAAGTATAAAAATCTGGAGCAAGCCAAAGAGAAATTTTTAGAAAATCTTCAGAAATATCAGATTTATTATAGAGAAAATCCAGAAGTGGAGCATATGCATTTTGTCTTTGGAAAACTCAATAAAGAAATGATGGAATTAATGCACAGAAAACATTTTACACATCATTTTGAACAATTTAATCTAATTTAA
- a CDS encoding WG repeat-containing protein gives MKKIFFLLLSISIYSQNLFPFKENSLWGYKNENSKVVIKPEYYLAKKFINDYAIVGKNDSLGIINKENKVILPFKFNMLQYLNPTTYLYGYQSKYFGEFSIGIIDLNGNKLTPPLYYNINFRDNKYFVTIKNDKEILDGPLSGMKEEETKYGVLDMNGKTLIPVVYDYSKSVDFDRIVMTDQKNNMEILFDNRGNKLTNEKFNSINLFYDGISDVRINSQCGYINKEGKIIIPVSYSACYPFYKDKAIVSQNFKFVIIDKNANPLTESLSYEEMKNYLESQQLQIMFDDFRFMNRKN, from the coding sequence ATGAAAAAAATATTTTTTTTATTGTTATCAATTAGCATCTATTCACAAAATTTATTTCCATTCAAAGAAAATTCATTATGGGGATATAAAAATGAAAATTCTAAGGTTGTAATTAAGCCAGAATATTATTTAGCAAAAAAATTTATTAATGATTATGCAATTGTGGGAAAAAATGATAGTTTAGGTATTATAAATAAAGAGAACAAAGTTATTTTACCATTTAAATTTAACATGCTTCAATATTTAAATCCTACAACTTATTTATATGGATACCAAAGTAAATATTTCGGAGAATTTAGCATTGGAATAATTGATTTAAATGGAAATAAACTTACTCCTCCTTTATATTACAATATCAATTTTCGAGATAATAAATATTTTGTTACAATCAAAAATGATAAAGAAATTTTAGATGGTCCTCTTTCTGGAATGAAAGAAGAAGAAACTAAATATGGAGTTTTAGATATGAATGGAAAAACATTAATTCCAGTAGTTTATGATTACTCAAAATCAGTAGATTTTGATAGAATTGTTATGACTGATCAAAAAAATAATATGGAAATTTTATTTGATAATAGAGGAAATAAGTTAACAAATGAAAAATTTAATTCAATTAATTTGTTTTATGATGGTATTTCAGATGTAAGGATTAATAGTCAATGTGGTTATATCAATAAAGAAGGTAAAATAATTATTCCAGTTTCTTATTCTGCTTGTTATCCTTTTTATAAAGATAAGGCTATCGTTAGTCAAAATTTTAAATTTGTAATTATCGATAAAAATGCTAATCCATTAACGGAATCACTTTCATATGAAGAAATGAAAAATTATTTAGAATCTCAACAATTACAAATAATGTTTGATGATTTTAGATTTATGAATCGTAAAAATTAA
- a CDS encoding acyltransferase has translation MANIYSYHGIKPIIKKSAYIHPQAVIIGNVEIGEEVYIGPNAVLRGDWGKIIIKDGANVQENCTLHVFPGIPTILEESAHIGHGAIIHSAHIGKNCLVGMNAVVMDNAKIGDECIIGALSFVPTGFISENRKLIVGSPAKVIREVSDEMIAWKTKGTAIYQELAREGHIAIQPCEPYTEFVEQTPTKIVDYSVWTK, from the coding sequence ATGGCAAATATTTATTCATACCACGGTATAAAACCCATCATCAAAAAGTCTGCATACATTCATCCTCAAGCGGTAATTATTGGGAATGTAGAAATTGGCGAAGAAGTATACATCGGTCCCAATGCTGTTTTGCGCGGAGATTGGGGCAAAATCATTATCAAAGACGGCGCAAACGTTCAAGAAAACTGTACACTTCACGTTTTTCCGGGAATTCCGACTATTTTAGAAGAATCAGCGCATATTGGTCACGGAGCGATTATTCATTCGGCGCACATTGGCAAAAATTGTTTGGTTGGGATGAATGCCGTCGTAATGGACAATGCCAAAATTGGAGACGAATGCATTATCGGGGCTTTGAGTTTCGTTCCTACTGGTTTTATTTCGGAAAATAGAAAATTGATTGTGGGCAGTCCTGCGAAAGTTATTCGCGAAGTTTCAGACGAAATGATAGCATGGAAAACCAAAGGAACCGCTATTTATCAAGAATTGGCTCGTGAAGGTCACATTGCCATTCAACCGTGCGAACCATACACAGAATTTGTAGAACAAACGCCCACCAAAATTGTAGATTACTCCGTTTGGACGAAATAA
- the pcaF gene encoding 3-oxoadipyl-CoA thiolase, giving the protein MKQVYIIDYIRTPIAKFQGGLSEVRADDLAAVVLKEIVKRNPLIPAEEIEDVILGCANQAGEDNRNVARMASLLAELPIKIGGETVNRLCASGMAAIANAYRAIAIGEGDFYIVGGVEQMTRAPYVLSKSAQPFGRDVQLFDSSFGWRFINPKMKELYGVDGMGETAENLVEIYKISREAQDEFALHSQQKATSAQNSGRLAQEIVNVEIPQKKGEPKIFSQDEFVKPDTTLDKLAKLRPAFKKEGGSVTAGNSSGLNDGAAAMILASEDAVKKYNLKPLAKIISSAVVGVEPRIMGIGPVEATKKALSRANLSLEDMDIIELNEAFAAQALSVLQELGIDANDERLNPNGGAIALGHPLGMSGTRIVGTAALELQKKNKKYALCTLCIGVGQGYAMIIEKI; this is encoded by the coding sequence ATGAAACAAGTATACATCATAGATTACATCAGAACACCAATTGCTAAATTTCAAGGAGGCTTGTCAGAAGTAAGAGCAGATGATTTAGCAGCCGTCGTTTTGAAGGAAATTGTAAAGAGAAATCCACTAATTCCCGCCGAAGAAATAGAAGACGTGATTTTAGGTTGTGCCAATCAAGCTGGCGAAGACAATCGAAATGTAGCAAGAATGGCTTCACTTTTGGCAGAACTTCCTATAAAAATTGGCGGAGAAACCGTGAACAGATTATGCGCTTCTGGAATGGCAGCGATTGCCAATGCGTACAGAGCGATTGCAATTGGAGAAGGCGATTTTTACATTGTAGGTGGAGTTGAACAGATGACTAGAGCGCCTTATGTTTTGAGTAAATCAGCTCAACCTTTTGGCAGAGATGTACAGTTGTTTGATAGCAGTTTCGGGTGGAGGTTTATTAATCCTAAAATGAAAGAACTCTACGGAGTTGACGGAATGGGAGAAACCGCTGAAAATCTAGTTGAAATCTATAAAATTTCTAGAGAAGCGCAAGATGAATTCGCTTTACATTCCCAACAAAAAGCTACTTCTGCTCAAAATTCAGGAAGATTAGCTCAAGAAATTGTAAACGTAGAAATTCCACAAAAAAAAGGAGAACCAAAAATCTTTTCACAAGACGAATTTGTAAAACCAGATACTACTTTAGATAAATTAGCGAAGCTAAGACCTGCTTTCAAAAAAGAAGGCGGAAGTGTAACTGCAGGAAATTCTTCTGGCTTAAATGACGGAGCTGCTGCCATGATTTTAGCAAGTGAAGATGCAGTGAAAAAATATAATTTGAAGCCATTGGCAAAAATTATTTCAAGCGCAGTGGTTGGTGTAGAACCTAGAATTATGGGAATCGGACCAGTAGAAGCGACCAAAAAAGCACTTTCTAGAGCCAATCTTTCGTTGGAAGATATGGATATTATTGAACTCAACGAAGCTTTTGCAGCTCAAGCATTATCAGTTCTACAGGAATTAGGAATCGATGCAAACGACGAACGATTAAATCCTAATGGTGGCGCGATTGCCTTAGGTCATCCTCTCGGAATGTCAGGAACCAGAATTGTAGGAACTGCCGCATTAGAATTACAGAAAAAAAATAAAAAATATGCACTTTGTACCCTCTGTATCGGAGTAGGACAAGGATACGCAATGATCATTGAAAAAATTTAA